One genomic window of Quercus lobata isolate SW786 chromosome 9, ValleyOak3.0 Primary Assembly, whole genome shotgun sequence includes the following:
- the LOC115960570 gene encoding two-component response regulator ORR9-like isoform X1, with the protein MHIQMELQSDVADTQQQMEQQHFHVLAVDDSPFERKLLERLLRECSCKAVTCVESGDKALEYLNQLDTHQSNSADSTASSSSSQSPQQEGLKVNLIITDYSMPGMSGYDLLKTVKGSSSSWKDVPVVVISSENVPSRISMCLQEGAEEFLLKPLKLSDLKNLQPHLLKSLVHSNEDTNCSTDTGNSDNVVKMNNNVISKRIAMSPEPSERRPKPKELAVV; encoded by the exons atgcataTCCAAATGGAGTTACAGTCAGATGTTGCAGACACCCAACAACAAATGGAACAACAGCATTTTCATGTGCTAGCAGTTGATGATAGTCCCTTTGAGAGGAAGCTCTTGGAGAGGCTTCTCAGAGAGTGTTCATGCAAAG CAGTGACTTGTGTGGAATCTGGGGATAAAGCTCTTGAATATTTGAACCAGCTTGATACCCACCAGAGTAACTCAGCTGACTCTACagcttcatcatcttcttcccaATCACCACAACAAGAG GGGTTGAAAGTAAACTTGATCATTACAGACTACTCAATGCCCGGGATGAGCGGCTATGATTTGCTAAAAACAGTCAAG GGATCTTCATCTTCTTGGAAAGACGTACCAGTGGTGGTCATCTCATCAGAGAACGTACCCTCTAGAATAAGCAT GTGCTTGCAAGAAGGGGCAGAGGAATTCCTTCTGAAGCCTCTAAAGCTATCAGACTTGAAGAACCTTCAGCCACACCTTTTGAAATCTTTAGTACATTCTAATGAGGACACCAACTGTTCCACTGACACTGGTAATAGTGACAACGTTGTCAAGATGAACAACAACGTTATAAGCAAGAGGATAGCAATGTCTCCAGAGCCATCAGAGAGAAGACCTAAACCGAAGGAATTAGCTGTGGTGTAA
- the LOC115960570 gene encoding two-component response regulator ORR9-like isoform X2, whose protein sequence is MHIQMELQSDVADTQQQMEQQHFHVLAVDDSPFERKLLERLLRECSCKVTCVESGDKALEYLNQLDTHQSNSADSTASSSSSQSPQQEGLKVNLIITDYSMPGMSGYDLLKTVKGSSSSWKDVPVVVISSENVPSRISMCLQEGAEEFLLKPLKLSDLKNLQPHLLKSLVHSNEDTNCSTDTGNSDNVVKMNNNVISKRIAMSPEPSERRPKPKELAVV, encoded by the exons atgcataTCCAAATGGAGTTACAGTCAGATGTTGCAGACACCCAACAACAAATGGAACAACAGCATTTTCATGTGCTAGCAGTTGATGATAGTCCCTTTGAGAGGAAGCTCTTGGAGAGGCTTCTCAGAGAGTGTTCATGCAAAG TGACTTGTGTGGAATCTGGGGATAAAGCTCTTGAATATTTGAACCAGCTTGATACCCACCAGAGTAACTCAGCTGACTCTACagcttcatcatcttcttcccaATCACCACAACAAGAG GGGTTGAAAGTAAACTTGATCATTACAGACTACTCAATGCCCGGGATGAGCGGCTATGATTTGCTAAAAACAGTCAAG GGATCTTCATCTTCTTGGAAAGACGTACCAGTGGTGGTCATCTCATCAGAGAACGTACCCTCTAGAATAAGCAT GTGCTTGCAAGAAGGGGCAGAGGAATTCCTTCTGAAGCCTCTAAAGCTATCAGACTTGAAGAACCTTCAGCCACACCTTTTGAAATCTTTAGTACATTCTAATGAGGACACCAACTGTTCCACTGACACTGGTAATAGTGACAACGTTGTCAAGATGAACAACAACGTTATAAGCAAGAGGATAGCAATGTCTCCAGAGCCATCAGAGAGAAGACCTAAACCGAAGGAATTAGCTGTGGTGTAA